From the Nymphalis io chromosome 1, ilAglIoxx1.1, whole genome shotgun sequence genome, one window contains:
- the LOC126771252 gene encoding uncharacterized MFS-type transporter C09D4.1 isoform X2 → MTDSKNLEVCGSVMDGVAEKGGVLDSPSKKPTVEYNVVPIRWLVLFIFVLYSATNSMQWLQYSIIQDAVVKYYGVTSITVYWTSMVYMITYIPLIFPASYLLDKTGLRITTIIGSFGTCAGAWLKVFSVPQDLFWLGFTGQTVVAISQVFILNVPPRLAAVWFGADQVSSACSIGVFGNQLGVALGFLLPPMIVRAQGSVEEIGADLQFMFYLVAGITSVLFVFILLFFKAAPPSPPSAAADFGSSLDSNFLKSIQKLLTNRNYILLLISYGLNVGVFYAISTLLNELVLTYYPGANEDAGRIGLVIVVAGMIGSVVCGLILDKTHRFKETTLAVYAASVVGMIIFTFTLDCGYIAVVYFSSIILGFFMAGYLPVGFEFASEVTYPEPEGTTSGILNACVQIFGIVLTLMFEWMLGAAGDRWANLSLCALLALGTAVTAAIRSDLRRQAAQNKA, encoded by the exons atgacGGATTCAAAGAATCTTGAAGTATGCGGGAGCGTGATGGACGGTGTAGCGGAAAAGGGGGGTGTTCTTGATTCTCCGTCTAAGAAGCCGACGGTTGAATATAATGTTGTTCCTATTAGATGGCTGGTTTTGTTCATATTCGTTCTCTACTCGGCCACTAATTCGATGCAATGGTTGCAATACAGCATAATTCAGGACGCTGTGGTAAAGTACTATGGGGTGACGAGTATCACGGTCTACTGGACCTCGATGGTATACATGATTACGTATATCCCGTTGATTTTCCCAGCGAGCTATCTTCTAGATAAAACC GGTCTTCGAATAACGACAATCATCGGGTCGTTTGGAACATGCGCGGGCGCATGGCTGAAGGTGTTCTCAGTGCCACAGGACCTGTTCTGGCTTGGATTCACTGGTCAGACTGTGGTGGCCATATCACAGGTTTTCATCCTGAACGTACCGCCGCGCTTGGCTGCAGTCTGGTTCGGAGCTGATCAAGTTTCATCGGCCTGCAGCATTGGTGTTTTTGGTAACCAG CTTGGCGTAGCTCTTGGATTTCTGCTACCTCCGATGATAGTGCGCGCACAGGGTTCCGTGGAAGAGATCGGCGCAGACCTACAATTCATGTTCTACCTCGTGGCCGGAATAACAAGCGTGCTTTTTGTTTTCATTCTACTGT TCTTCAAAGCGGCTCCACCGAGTCCACCGTCAGCAGCTGCCGATTTCGGATCCAGTTTAGACTCGAACTTCCTCAAGTCGATTCAGAAATTGCTCACCAACCGGAACTACATCCTGCTACTTATCTCCTACGGTCTCAACGTCGGCGTCTTCTACGCGATCTCGACTCTTCTCAATGAACTCGTTCTCACTTACTATCCG ggTGCAAACGAAGACGCAGGTCGTATTGGTTTAGTAATCGTGGTGGCTGGAATGATTGGCTCAGTGGTGTGCGGTCTCATCCTCGACAAGACCCACCGGTTCAAGGAGACCACGCTCGCCGTGTACGCCGCGTCGGTGGTAGGAATGATCATCTTCACCTTTACCCTGGACTGCGGATACATTGCTGTTGTTTACTTCAGCAGTATTATTCTTGG TTTCTTCATGGCCGGCTACTTGCCCGTCGGTTTCGAGTTCGCTTCCGAAGTTACCTATCCTGAACCCGAAGGAACCACTTCTGGTATCCTCAACGCGTGCGTTCAG ATATTCGGCATAGTGCTGACGCTGATGTTCGAGTGGATGCTGGGCGCGGCGGGCGACCGCTGGGCCAACCTGTCGCTGTGCGCGCTGCTGGCGCTCGGCACCGCCGTCACCGCCGCCATCCGCTCCGACCTGCGCCGCCAGGCCGCGCAGAACAAGGCCTAA